The Acetonema longum DSM 6540 DNA window TTTTAATGAGGTGAATATATGAGCAATTCCCGGCTTGGCCAGGAAGTTAAGGATTGGCTGATTTCCATACTGATTGCTGTGGTATTGGCTTTCTTCATTCGGTCTTTTATTGTTGAGCTGTATATGGTAGAAGGACCTTCCATGCGTCCCACCTTGGTCAACAGTGAACGGCTGGTGGTCAATAAGTTTATTTACCGCTTTAAAGAGCCGCAGAGGGGTGAAGTTATTGTTTTTCGTTATCCCCGCGACCCCAGTCGCGATTTCATTAAAAGAGTGATCGGCGTTGCCGGCGACAAAATTGAGATTCGCGACGGCCAGGTATTTCTTAACGGGCAGCTGCAAAATGAAAATTATATTCTGGAACGCACCCGTGGCTCCTATCCTTTGGTGACCATACCCCAAGGGCATATTTTTGTCATGGGAGATAACCGGAACAATTCCGAAGACAGTCGTTTCAGAGATGTGGGCTTTGTGCCGCTCGATTTGGTGAAAGGCAAGGCCATGGTGGTGTTCTGGCCTTTAGACCATATGAAAACCCTACCCTAGGGACCTGTTGAAAACAGGTCCATCTGCGTCACTTCAGCCTCCTGCGGGCGCGCGCGTCCTCGTCGCGCTGTATCAGATTCATGGCTTTTCAGAGAGTGGTAGTAGATGATCTCTCATCAGTGAAAAGTCATATGAGTTCTTCACAGTACGGAGGCGCAGAGCGTCTCTCTGACCTAGCATCTGAACCTTTTGAGGCCGCAGATATTTTGCAACAAAATCAAGGAGGGACGCCCTTCATGCATATCCATTGGTTCCCCGGACATATGGCGAAGGCCCGGCGAGTGATCAGCGAACATCTTAAACTGATCGATGTGGTGATTGAGCTTTTAGATGCCAGGATCCCTGAGAGCAGCGCCAATCCCATGATTCAGGAGATAGTGGGAGATAAGCCCAGGGTCATTGCTTTCAACAAGGCTGATCTGGCGGATTCTCGGCATACCGAGCAGTGGATGGCTCGCTTTAAAGAGCAGGGACTGCCTGTAGCTGCCATTGAAGCTGTTTCCGGCAAAGGTCTGAAACAACTGATCCAGTATGTGGAGCAAGCGGCTGCGGAAAAATTGGCCAAATGGGAAGCCAAGGGTATAAAGAGCCGTCCGGTACGGGCTATGGTACTGGGAATCCCCAATGTGGGAAAATCATCGCTAATAAACCGTCTTTTGGGTACGGCTACGGTAAAAACGGCAAACCGGCCTGGCGTTACCAGAGGACAGCAATGGATAAAAATCGGCAATCGGCTGGAGCTTTTAGACACTCCTGGCGTGCTTTGGCCCAAAATGGATGATCAGGCTGTAGCCTTCAAGCTAGCGGTAACCGGCGCGGTGAAAGACGATGTGTATGACTATGATACGGTATTGAAACAATTAGTGGATTTTTTGCGGCAGGAATATCCTGGCCGGTTGATAGAGCGGTTTTCTCTAACGGAAATTCCCGCCGATAACCAGGCACTTTTAGGATTGATTGGTGCCAAACGGGGTTGTTTGAAGAGCGGGGGGCTTGTGGATTATGAAAAGGCCGGTAAAATTCTGCTGCAGGAATTTAGAAATGGCAAACTCGGTAAAATAACGCTGGATTTTTTACTTTAGAAACGGAAGTCTGGTCGATCTGGCCGGCCTTCTGTTTTTTTTTGTCAGGTTTTTTTCGAGCCGGCAAGAATGTAAACATAGACAAGTTTAAGAAACAGGGTGCACAATGAAACAGAAATGGATTGAAACAGAGAATCAGAATGAATATAACCGGGTCATGGCCCTTTATAATCCTGAGAAACAATTCAGCGAAAGGGGCTATCAGTACATAGCCGGCATTGACGAAGCCGGACGGGGGCCCTTGGCAGGGCCTTTGGTGGTGGCTGGGGTTATACTGCCGTTAGAGGCTTTTTTGCCGCAGCTGAATGACTCCAAAAAATTGACGGTTAATCAACGGGAGAAGTTATACGATGAAATTTATAATACAGCTGTTGCCGTAACCTACGCCATTATTTCAGTGGAAGAAATCGACCGGATGAATATCCTGCAGGCAACGTTGCAGGGGATGAGCCAGGTGGCGGCTGCGCTGGAGCCTAAGGTTCAGGCAGTAATGATTGATGGCCCCAGGGGACCCCAACTTCCTGTTCCAACCCAATGTATCGTTGGCGGCGATGGACTTAGCGCCTCAATTGCCGCAGCCTCTATTGTGGCCAAGGTGGTCAGGGACCGGCTTATGATTCAGCTCGATCAGGAATTCCCGGCCTACGGCTTTGCCCAACATAAGGGTTATGGCACAAAACAGCATATGTCAGCCATCGAACATTTCGGGGCTTGTCCTATTCACCGCCGCAGTTTTGAGCCGATCAAATCGAAGTTCAGCAAGGAGGGGGCATTATGAATGTCAGCACTATCACACCTGCCCAACAACCGGCGGCAACCCCGGTGACAACCCAACAGGCCGTTGCCGAACAGCCGGCAGCGCAGCCTGTTCTTTCTACTCATGCCGCTCTGTCCAGTGGCCAAGGCTTTCAGGTCAATTTAGGCAATATTTTCCGTTCGGCGCTGGAGAACCTAAGCTTGCTGCTCAACCAGCAGGAATCCATGCTGCGGCACTTATCCCCGGATGTGGCCAATGCGGTAAGAACGGCTCTGAAGCAGCCCTTCTTGCTGCAGGAAACACTGCCCCAGGGATTTGTTTCTTTGATGAAAGCGCCCAAAATGCTTTCGGAACAGATGACTCAACTGGCTGCTCTACTGGAAGATGCGGCGAAGCTGCAGCAGCAAGCTCCCCGGGGAGTGCCTCAGGATATCCAAAAAGCTTTGGCGGAAACAGAAAAACAAATCCGGCAAGTTTTAACGCAGATCAAAACCGCTGTTGACCAGAGTAAAGCCGCTGAACAATCTGTTCGGACAAATGCCGGGCTGACTCACAAGAATGCTCTGCCCGGCCAAACCCAGGCAACTTTGTCGCAAACTGCAAGCTCCTCTACGGTAGCGTCACCCCAGACTTGGGTTCAAGGAAAGATGACCGCGCCGTCTCAGGAAGTATTTGCAGGGCCGCAGCAGTCGAAACAAGCATCATCGCGCCCCGCCGCCCGGGAAATAACTTCGGGAAGAATGGACAATTTACCGGCTTCTGGTCGTTTGGCCCTTTTAACAACTCAGGTTTTGGACCGGCCGCAGCAGGAACAGATGGTCAAAACTCTATTTCAACAGATGTTTGCCAGTGCCAATAAAGGCATACTGGAGAATCCTGCTGCCGCTAAACAGGCGCAGCGGACAGAAACTCAAGAACAGTCTCTGCTGAGACAAATGGCGGATCAGGCGGAAAAAAGCATGCCGAAAATCATTCAACAGGCTGCCAGCCGTTACGATACACCTCAGCTTAAGCAAGCCTGGACCGCCTTGCGAATGAATGAAGCTCTTGCCTGGGCGAAGCAGCCTCGAGAGACTTTGGCAAAAGACGCGCAAATTGTAAAAGAAATTGCCGCTTCGATACAACAGACAGTTTCTTTCGCCGCCGAGACCCAGGGCAAGGGGCAGACCACCCTGAATTTCTCTTTGCCCCTGTATTTTGGCGATGCTTTAGAACCCTATCCTGCCCATATTCATATCTTTAATCAGCAGGAAGACGACAGTACCGCCGAAACGACCGAATTTGAGACCTGGATGAAAATATCGCTGATGACTGAGCATATGGGGCAGGTAGATACGGTCTTTCGCCTGTATAAAAAAGAACTGTTGGATATCCGGGTCCTGTTTTCCAATGAAGAGGCGGCTGAAATGTTTAACGGCTTCGTGCCTGCCATTCGGGCCGGTTTTAATGATGCCGGCTTTTCCTTAAAATTAGCGGATATTATGATCGGAACGTAGGATCTTGCAACGCGAAGTGTATGGTTGAAGCAACGCAAGATACCGGTGCCGCATGATGCCAAATGGAGGTTTGCACCATGACATCCGCCCGGGAAGATTTCGGCAGTAAAGAAAAGGAAGAACCCAAAAAGTAATTGCTCTAAAGTATGATAAATCCAAAGACATAGCGCCGAAAGTTGTAGCCAAGGGCGCCGGCTTTATTGCCGAGCAGATTCTGACGGTAGCCCAAAAGAACGCTGTGCCTGTTTATCAAAATAAGACATTGACCAATGTATTAATGGCGGTGGAAATTGACCGGGAAGTGCCGCCGGAGTTGTACAACGCCGTAGCTGAGGTGCTGGCTCACATCTATCGTCTGGACCAGGTACTGGGAAAACGCATCAAATAGCAGGGGAACGCTGAAAAAGACCCATCTGCGTTGTTGCTCCTGTGGGCGCTTGACGTACCCTGCGAACGTACAGTCTCACACGCGTCCTCGTCGCGCTGTATCAGAATTCATGACTTTTCAGAGAGTGGTAATAGTAGATGATCTCTCATGAGTGAAAGTCATATGAATTCTTCAGTACGGAGACGCAGAGCGTCTCTCTGACCTAGCATCTGGACCTTTTTAAACGGGCTCAGGTTCGAGGCCACAGAAAGGCTGCGCAACGACTCATAAGGAGGCTTCATGAATCATCTGGATTTGGGCAAGGCCGGAGAACAGGCGGTGAGTCTGTTTTTGACCCGGAAAGGATATGCTATCATGGAGAGAAACTTTCGTACCCGCTGGGGGGAAATCGATTTGATTGCCCGGGACAAAGAAGATTTGGTCTTTGTCGAGGTAAAGACCCGGCGCGGGGCTGCATTCGGGACGGGAGCCGAAGCTGTGATATGGCACAAACAGCAAAAAATCATCAAAACAGCGCAAATCTACTTGAGCCAAAAGCGCCTGGATGCGGCGAATCTGCGCTTTGATGTGGTTGAAGTGAATGTAAAAAACAATAGTCTTGAGTTCAATCATATTGTGAATGCCTTTGGCGACTAGAATCCGGGGCCTTTTTAACGGTCCCTCAGGAGGAAACAGCAGGTGTACGCACAGGTCCATGGCTCTACCACCCTAGGTTTAGAAGGAATACCGGTAACCGTGGAAGTGGACATTGCCAACGGATTGCCGGGGTTTGACATTGTTGGGCTGCCGGATACCGCCGTGAAGGAGTCGCGGGAACGGGTCAGAGCAGCCATCAAAAATTCAGGTTTTGCTTTCCCCAATAAACGTATCACGATTAATTTGGCGCCGGCTGATATTCGCAAAGACGGTTCTGGGCTGGATTTGCCCATTGCTGTCGGCATTATCGCCGCCACCGGTCAACTCCCTGC harbors:
- the lepB gene encoding signal peptidase I, whose amino-acid sequence is MSNSRLGQEVKDWLISILIAVVLAFFIRSFIVELYMVEGPSMRPTLVNSERLVVNKFIYRFKEPQRGEVIVFRYPRDPSRDFIKRVIGVAGDKIEIRDGQVFLNGQLQNENYILERTRGSYPLVTIPQGHIFVMGDNRNNSEDSRFRDVGFVPLDLVKGKAMVVFWPLDHMKTLP
- the ylqF gene encoding ribosome biogenesis GTPase YlqF, giving the protein MHIHWFPGHMAKARRVISEHLKLIDVVIELLDARIPESSANPMIQEIVGDKPRVIAFNKADLADSRHTEQWMARFKEQGLPVAAIEAVSGKGLKQLIQYVEQAAAEKLAKWEAKGIKSRPVRAMVLGIPNVGKSSLINRLLGTATVKTANRPGVTRGQQWIKIGNRLELLDTPGVLWPKMDDQAVAFKLAVTGAVKDDVYDYDTVLKQLVDFLRQEYPGRLIERFSLTEIPADNQALLGLIGAKRGCLKSGGLVDYEKAGKILLQEFRNGKLGKITLDFLL
- a CDS encoding ribonuclease HII, with protein sequence MKQKWIETENQNEYNRVMALYNPEKQFSERGYQYIAGIDEAGRGPLAGPLVVAGVILPLEAFLPQLNDSKKLTVNQREKLYDEIYNTAVAVTYAIISVEEIDRMNILQATLQGMSQVAAALEPKVQAVMIDGPRGPQLPVPTQCIVGGDGLSASIAAASIVAKVVRDRLMIQLDQEFPAYGFAQHKGYGTKQHMSAIEHFGACPIHRRSFEPIKSKFSKEGAL
- a CDS encoding EscU/YscU/HrcU family type III secretion system export apparatus switch protein: MALKYDKSKDIAPKVVAKGAGFIAEQILTVAQKNAVPVYQNKTLTNVLMAVEIDREVPPELYNAVAEVLAHIYRLDQVLGKRIK
- a CDS encoding YraN family protein, whose protein sequence is MNHLDLGKAGEQAVSLFLTRKGYAIMERNFRTRWGEIDLIARDKEDLVFVEVKTRRGAAFGTGAEAVIWHKQQKIIKTAQIYLSQKRLDAANLRFDVVEVNVKNNSLEFNHIVNAFGD